A genomic region of Stegostoma tigrinum isolate sSteTig4 chromosome 13, sSteTig4.hap1, whole genome shotgun sequence contains the following coding sequences:
- the LOC125458454 gene encoding early growth response protein 1-like isoform X3 translates to MVTKAEILPPLLTEPLYQSVDTYQKLEEVMMTGTLVTASTDQPFYGEPLQQFDHLSADTFTDISPGAEKNLMEPYSAQSCRLPSITYTGRFSLEPASSCNSLWPEPLFSLVSGIVSMSSSNNPASANQDSDSEAMCPTASAGFSGSSSDMFPGQSDSFPSGPSSIQYPTCSNKGFQLPMIPDYLFSQQDDLNLDSTEQKPFQSVEPRGQPPLIPLSTIKAIANQGNCPEAKNTVTYHSQLTKPCRLRKYPNRPSKTPPHERPYACPMETCDRRFSRSDELTRHIRIHTGQKPFQCRICMRNFSRSDHLTTHIRTHTGEKPFACEVCGRKFARSDERKRHTKIHLRQKEKKVDKALCISSPPAISFPSPVTNSYPSTIVGTSFESPVTSTYPSTIVSTSFESPVTSTYPSTIISTSFESPVSNTYLSTIVSTSFESPVTNTYPSTIVSSSFESPVTNTYPSAEVSASFDSSVTSAYPSTIVSTSFESLVTNTYHSSVVTNSYPSVTSPSSEIASTLTPRTIEI, encoded by the exons ATGGTGACTAAAGCCGAGATCCTGCCGCCCTTGCTCACGGAGCCGCTGTACCAGTCGGTGGACACTTACCAGAAGCTGGAAGAGGTGATGATGACCGGCACGTTAGTGACAGCCTCCACCGACCAGCCGTTTTATGGGGAACCCCTGCAGCAGTTCGACCATCTGTCAGCGG ACACTTTTACAGATATATCTCCCGGAGCCGAGAAGAATCTCATGGAGCCGTATTCGGCGCAGAGCTGCCGCCTTCCGTCCATCACCTACACGGGCCGTTTCTCTTTGGAACCGGCTTCCAGCTGCAACAGCCTGTGGCCGGAGCCCCTTTTCAGCCTGGTCAGCGGCATCGTCAGTATGAGCAGCAGCAACAACCCGGCTTCAGCCAACCAGGACAGCGACTCCGAGGCGATGTGCCCGACAGCCTCGGCCGGCTTCAGCGGCTCCAGCTCGGACATGTTCCCGGGTCAGTCGGACAGCTTTCCCAGTGGCCCCAGCTCGATCCAGTACCCGACTTGCTCCAACAAGGGTTTTCAGCTGCCAATGATCCCGGACTATCTATTCTCGCAGCAAGACGACCTGAACCTGGATAGTACAGAACAGAAACCATTCCAGAGCGTGGAGCCGAGAGGCCAGCCCCCTCTCATCCCACTGTCCACCATCAAGGCAATAGCCAACCAGGGTAACTGTCCTGAGGCGAAGAACACGGTCACTTACCACTCGCAACTGACCAAACCTTGCAGGCTGAGGAAGTACCCAAACCGGCCCAGCAAGACCCCTCCACACGAGCGGCCGTATGCCTGCCCCATGGAGACTTGCGACCGCCGCTTCTCCCGCTCGGACGAGCTGACCCGCCACATCCGTATCCACACCGGACAGAAGCCGTTCCAGTGCCGCATCTGCATGAGGAACTTCAGCCGGAGCGACCACCTCACCACTCACATTCGCACGCACACCGGCGAGAAACCGTTTGCCTGCGAGGTCTGCGGGAGGAAATTCGCCAGAAGCGATGAGCGGAAGAGACACACCAAGATTCACCTGAGGCAGAAGGAAAAGAAAGTTGACAAAGCCCTGTGTATTTCCAGCCCGCCGGCAATCTCCTTCCCTTCCCCGGTCACTAACTCTTACCCCTCCACAATAGTGGGCACCTCCTTTGAATCCCCAGTCACTAGCACTTACCCGTCCACTATAGTGAGCACTTCCTTTGAATCTCCAGTCACTAGCACTTACCCGTCCACAATAATCAGCACCTCCTTTGAATCCCCAGTCAGTAACACTTACCTCTCCACAATAGTCAGTACCTCCTTTGAGTCCCCTGTCACTAACACTTATCCTTCTACGATAGTCAGCTCCTCCTTTGAATCCCCAGTAACTAATACCTACCCCTCTGCAGAAGTGAGCGCCTCTTTTGATTCCTCAGTCACTAGCGCTTACCCTTCTACAATAGTCAGTACCTCCTTTGAGTCCCTAGTCACTAACACTTACCATTCCTCAGTCGTAACCAATAGTTATCCATCAGTGACGTCCCCATCCTCTGAGATTGCATCCACTCTAACACCAAGGACAATTGAGATCTGA
- the LOC125458454 gene encoding early growth response protein 1-like isoform X2: MEPYSAQSCRLPSITYTGRFSLEPASSCNSLWPEPLFSLVSGIVSMSSSNNPASANQDSDSEAMCPTASAGFSGSSSDMFPGQSDSFPSGPSSIQYPTCSNKGFQLPMIPDYLFSQQDDLNLDSTEQKPFQSVEPRGQPPLIPLSTIKAIANQGNCPEAKNTVTYHSQLTKPCRLRKYPNRPSKTPPHERPYACPMETCDRRFSRSDELTRHIRIHTGQKPFQCRICMRNFSRSDHLTTHIRTHTGEKPFACEVCGRKFARSDERKRHTKIHLRQKEKKVDKALCISSPPAISFPSPVTNSYPSTIVGTSFESPVTSTYPSTIVSTSFESPVTSTYPSTIISTSFESPVSNTYLSTIVSTSFESPVTNTYPSTIVSSSFESPVTNTYPSAEVSASFDSSVTSAYPSTIVSTSFESLVTNTYHSSVVTNSYPSVTSPSSEIASTLTPRTIEI, encoded by the coding sequence ATGGAGCCGTATTCGGCGCAGAGCTGCCGCCTTCCGTCCATCACCTACACGGGCCGTTTCTCTTTGGAACCGGCTTCCAGCTGCAACAGCCTGTGGCCGGAGCCCCTTTTCAGCCTGGTCAGCGGCATCGTCAGTATGAGCAGCAGCAACAACCCGGCTTCAGCCAACCAGGACAGCGACTCCGAGGCGATGTGCCCGACAGCCTCGGCCGGCTTCAGCGGCTCCAGCTCGGACATGTTCCCGGGTCAGTCGGACAGCTTTCCCAGTGGCCCCAGCTCGATCCAGTACCCGACTTGCTCCAACAAGGGTTTTCAGCTGCCAATGATCCCGGACTATCTATTCTCGCAGCAAGACGACCTGAACCTGGATAGTACAGAACAGAAACCATTCCAGAGCGTGGAGCCGAGAGGCCAGCCCCCTCTCATCCCACTGTCCACCATCAAGGCAATAGCCAACCAGGGTAACTGTCCTGAGGCGAAGAACACGGTCACTTACCACTCGCAACTGACCAAACCTTGCAGGCTGAGGAAGTACCCAAACCGGCCCAGCAAGACCCCTCCACACGAGCGGCCGTATGCCTGCCCCATGGAGACTTGCGACCGCCGCTTCTCCCGCTCGGACGAGCTGACCCGCCACATCCGTATCCACACCGGACAGAAGCCGTTCCAGTGCCGCATCTGCATGAGGAACTTCAGCCGGAGCGACCACCTCACCACTCACATTCGCACGCACACCGGCGAGAAACCGTTTGCCTGCGAGGTCTGCGGGAGGAAATTCGCCAGAAGCGATGAGCGGAAGAGACACACCAAGATTCACCTGAGGCAGAAGGAAAAGAAAGTTGACAAAGCCCTGTGTATTTCCAGCCCGCCGGCAATCTCCTTCCCTTCCCCGGTCACTAACTCTTACCCCTCCACAATAGTGGGCACCTCCTTTGAATCCCCAGTCACTAGCACTTACCCGTCCACTATAGTGAGCACTTCCTTTGAATCTCCAGTCACTAGCACTTACCCGTCCACAATAATCAGCACCTCCTTTGAATCCCCAGTCAGTAACACTTACCTCTCCACAATAGTCAGTACCTCCTTTGAGTCCCCTGTCACTAACACTTATCCTTCTACGATAGTCAGCTCCTCCTTTGAATCCCCAGTAACTAATACCTACCCCTCTGCAGAAGTGAGCGCCTCTTTTGATTCCTCAGTCACTAGCGCTTACCCTTCTACAATAGTCAGTACCTCCTTTGAGTCCCTAGTCACTAACACTTACCATTCCTCAGTCGTAACCAATAGTTATCCATCAGTGACGTCCCCATCCTCTGAGATTGCATCCACTCTAACACCAAGGACAATTGAGATCTGA
- the LOC125458454 gene encoding early growth response protein 1-like isoform X1, giving the protein MHRKVRTHMYTLYTDTFTDISPGAEKNLMEPYSAQSCRLPSITYTGRFSLEPASSCNSLWPEPLFSLVSGIVSMSSSNNPASANQDSDSEAMCPTASAGFSGSSSDMFPGQSDSFPSGPSSIQYPTCSNKGFQLPMIPDYLFSQQDDLNLDSTEQKPFQSVEPRGQPPLIPLSTIKAIANQGNCPEAKNTVTYHSQLTKPCRLRKYPNRPSKTPPHERPYACPMETCDRRFSRSDELTRHIRIHTGQKPFQCRICMRNFSRSDHLTTHIRTHTGEKPFACEVCGRKFARSDERKRHTKIHLRQKEKKVDKALCISSPPAISFPSPVTNSYPSTIVGTSFESPVTSTYPSTIVSTSFESPVTSTYPSTIISTSFESPVSNTYLSTIVSTSFESPVTNTYPSTIVSSSFESPVTNTYPSAEVSASFDSSVTSAYPSTIVSTSFESLVTNTYHSSVVTNSYPSVTSPSSEIASTLTPRTIEI; this is encoded by the exons ATGCACAGGAAAGTCCGAACGCATATGTACACACTTTACACAG ACACTTTTACAGATATATCTCCCGGAGCCGAGAAGAATCTCATGGAGCCGTATTCGGCGCAGAGCTGCCGCCTTCCGTCCATCACCTACACGGGCCGTTTCTCTTTGGAACCGGCTTCCAGCTGCAACAGCCTGTGGCCGGAGCCCCTTTTCAGCCTGGTCAGCGGCATCGTCAGTATGAGCAGCAGCAACAACCCGGCTTCAGCCAACCAGGACAGCGACTCCGAGGCGATGTGCCCGACAGCCTCGGCCGGCTTCAGCGGCTCCAGCTCGGACATGTTCCCGGGTCAGTCGGACAGCTTTCCCAGTGGCCCCAGCTCGATCCAGTACCCGACTTGCTCCAACAAGGGTTTTCAGCTGCCAATGATCCCGGACTATCTATTCTCGCAGCAAGACGACCTGAACCTGGATAGTACAGAACAGAAACCATTCCAGAGCGTGGAGCCGAGAGGCCAGCCCCCTCTCATCCCACTGTCCACCATCAAGGCAATAGCCAACCAGGGTAACTGTCCTGAGGCGAAGAACACGGTCACTTACCACTCGCAACTGACCAAACCTTGCAGGCTGAGGAAGTACCCAAACCGGCCCAGCAAGACCCCTCCACACGAGCGGCCGTATGCCTGCCCCATGGAGACTTGCGACCGCCGCTTCTCCCGCTCGGACGAGCTGACCCGCCACATCCGTATCCACACCGGACAGAAGCCGTTCCAGTGCCGCATCTGCATGAGGAACTTCAGCCGGAGCGACCACCTCACCACTCACATTCGCACGCACACCGGCGAGAAACCGTTTGCCTGCGAGGTCTGCGGGAGGAAATTCGCCAGAAGCGATGAGCGGAAGAGACACACCAAGATTCACCTGAGGCAGAAGGAAAAGAAAGTTGACAAAGCCCTGTGTATTTCCAGCCCGCCGGCAATCTCCTTCCCTTCCCCGGTCACTAACTCTTACCCCTCCACAATAGTGGGCACCTCCTTTGAATCCCCAGTCACTAGCACTTACCCGTCCACTATAGTGAGCACTTCCTTTGAATCTCCAGTCACTAGCACTTACCCGTCCACAATAATCAGCACCTCCTTTGAATCCCCAGTCAGTAACACTTACCTCTCCACAATAGTCAGTACCTCCTTTGAGTCCCCTGTCACTAACACTTATCCTTCTACGATAGTCAGCTCCTCCTTTGAATCCCCAGTAACTAATACCTACCCCTCTGCAGAAGTGAGCGCCTCTTTTGATTCCTCAGTCACTAGCGCTTACCCTTCTACAATAGTCAGTACCTCCTTTGAGTCCCTAGTCACTAACACTTACCATTCCTCAGTCGTAACCAATAGTTATCCATCAGTGACGTCCCCATCCTCTGAGATTGCATCCACTCTAACACCAAGGACAATTGAGATCTGA